The following proteins are co-located in the Silene latifolia isolate original U9 population chromosome 1, ASM4854445v1, whole genome shotgun sequence genome:
- the LOC141652995 gene encoding uncharacterized protein LOC141652995 codes for MARKISKKSQKNQVKNKIRSKAKLRLSFTNCSDHNLDMDVPESSQSCLRIPQSADAHKTKEMSEIVGIPVLELDTVVEDAAILVPTVADEPISVPNEDVPVIEEEGPAIVSIEEEDAGSGDWTLVKGKHSNSTKTNETTANVKPVLQFTIEDVASEVEYWDTAVVCYVLGSNPPWELLSGFVQKLWGVYKFDKLSFLPNGVFLVRFPTKECQSLVLQQGFPMFDNKPVVVRPWTEDCCLTKERVKAVPIWLRLCGLPLKLWSKACLEKLAGLLGKFIRRDAATEDKTRLGFARLLVEVEIGQEFPDKLQFKDEKGADVTILVEYEWKPTVCGGCKGIGHTKEMCKKKDVAPVPAPGPKVNPPAPKPPTKVWRPVQKARPVTVIASPRAPFGGVTYHDSSRIPSPVPVIQQLTRQELNESSKEKSTTKSYAEALSPNKATQLNGRLEDLPVISVETKVKLQDFSSILHNLGSHWEGINNNSYHNGGRVWIIWVPRLFNVTTLLMNAQVITVLVTERATGDEFLFSVVYGFNEESERTDLWTHMRYIKDNFHKPWGVCGDFNNVFHYNERIGREVTWNEIAEFRSCVQHCGLTDIKAQGAFYTWNNKHEPQTRTFSRIDRFLINSEWMDLYPNSYAHFLPEGLFDHNPCVCFRRQVRVRPKGQFRYYNMWSLGEGFHTVVQQAWSRPVRDTLMYQLVHKLKNLKHNLRGFNKSNFSDIDKAVGVSKVLLESLQIQMQSNPSDETVSLAEKSAADSYRHLLQIQHSFLSQRAKVDWLCNGDDNTRFFHNHIRSRQIHNSVMNIKGENGITYQDPKDIEAAFLSYYKGLLGTCHATTEVHVATVRVGKLVTQDHCDILNAPVTDEEIRGCLFSIPGNKSPGPDGYTSQFYKDSWDIVGNDVLGAVKDFFSSGKLLKQVNTTTLTLIPKMDNPASVLDFRPIACCNTLYKCVDKVLCKRLSQVLPAVVSDSQGGFVKGRNIVENILICQDLVRLYNRKAASPRCLVKIDLKKAYDSVEWSFLEQMLYALKFPQKFIDLIMVCVSTPSYSLSINGGSFGFFQGKRGLRQGDPLSPLLFTLCMEYLCRILQVVALQDTFKFHPMCSHMKLNHLMFADDLLMFCKGNESSIMWVLRSFATFSAASGLHMNKTKSEIYFNGASSSTVSNILQISGFKRGQLPFKYLGIPISSKKLTKNEGMKLLDKLVARIRGWGTRQLSYAGRLTLVSSVLSTLHTYWANIFLIPNGILNRVNAICRNFLWAGKAEYGKAPAIAWDTCCVPKVEGGLGLRVAKDWNRAILGKYAWWLASKKDHLWVRWVNHVYMKGQEWTDYSPPPDCSWSWRKISQNMILFSQAYTNNKWLNMDIDYTVQAGYNWLRQSKPKVPWFHLCWNRLNVPKSSFIFWAAQHLRLLTKDRLNRMGTLVDLTCDICRTQNEDHQHLFFDCAYSTECCRLLHQRLDVSFPMSDLVRWYSSARCSKILRKVSGACHVYLVYFIWRVRNEARLKQYVRRPEQVIQHIITDVKARFHRLNVSPLKSVDGNWLDKI; via the exons ATGGCaagaaaaatctcaaaaaaatcACAGAAAAATCAAGTAAAAAATAAAATTCGTTCTAAAGCAAAACTTCGATTATCGTTTACTAATTGTTCTGATCATAATCTTGATATGGATGTTCCTGAGTCTTCTCAAAGTTGTTTGCGTATTCCTCAATCAGCGGATGCTCACAAAACGAAAGAGATGAGTGAAATTGTGGGTATTCCGGTTCTGGAATTGGATACAGTGGTCGAAGATGCGGCTATCCTTGTTCCTACTGTAGCTGATGAGCCAATTTCTGTACCTAATGAGGATGTTCCTGTCATTGAGGAGGAAGGGCCTGCTATTGTATCTATTGAGGAGGAAGATGCTGGTTCTGGGGATTGGACTCTTGTTAAAGGTAAACACTCTAATTCTACTAAGACTAATGAGACTACTGCTAATGTGAAGCCGGTGCTTCAGTTCACTATTGAGGATGTAGCATCTGAGGTTGAGTATTGGGATACAGCAGTTGTTTGTTATGTCTTGGGTAGTAATCCACCCTGGGAGCTTTTGTCGGGGTTTGTTCAGAAATTATGGGGGGTTTATAAGTTTGATAAACTGTCTTTCCTCCCTAATGGGGTTTTCCTGGTCAGATTCCCTACGAAAGAATGTCAAAGCTTGGTCCTTCAACAAGGATTCCCAATGTTTGACAATAAGCCTGTTGTTGTTAGGCCTTGGACTGAGGATTGTTGTTTGACGAAGGAGAGGGTCAAAGCAGTACCTATTTGGCTCCGTCTTTGTGGTCTACCTTTAAAATTATGGAGTAAGGCATGTCTTGAGAAATTAGCCGGGCTTCTGGGTAAATTTATTAGAAGGGATGCAGCCACAGAAGATAAGACCCGTCTTGGTTTTGCCAGATTGTTGGTAGAGGTTGAGATAGGTCAGGAGTTCCCTGATAAACTCCAGTTTAAAGATGAAAAAGGTGCTGATGTTACCATTCTTGTGGAGTATGAATGGAAGCCTACTGTTTGTGGAGGGTGTAAGGGTATTGGGCATACCAAAGAAATGTGTAAGAAGAAGGATGTGGCTCCTGTTCCTGCTCCAGGTCCAAAAGTCAATCCCCCTGCTCCTAAACCCCCCACTAAGGTTTGGCGTCCAGTCCAGAAAGCTAGACCTGTGACTGTCATTGCCTCCCCCAGAGCACCCTTTGGAGGGGTTACTTATCATGACTCATCAAGGATTCCATCCCCTGTGCCAGTTATTCAGCAACTTACTAGGCAAGAGCTTAATGAGTCCAGTAAGGAAAAATCAACCACCAAATCTTATGCAGAAGCTTTGAGTCCTAATAAAGCTACACAATTGAATGGGAGATTGGAGGATCTACCTGTGATATCTG TTGAAACTAAGGTTAAGCTGCAAGATTTTAGTAGTATTCTTCATAATTTAGGTTCTCATTGGGAAGGTATTAATAATAACTCCTATCATAATGGGGGGAGAGTCTGGATTATCTGGGTTCCTAGGTTGTTTAATGTTACTACTCTTCTTATGAATGCTCAAGTTATTACAGTCTTGGTTACTGAGAGAGCTACTGGTGATGAATTCCTTTTTTCTGTTGTCTATGGCTTCAATGAGGAAAGTGAGAGAACTGATCTTTGGACTCATATGAGATACATCAAGGATAATTTTCATAAGCCTTGGGGTGTTTGTGGTGATTTTAACAATGTTTTCCATTATAATGAAAGAATTGGGAGGGAGGTTACTTGGAATGAAATTGCTGAGTTTAGATCTTGTGTTCAGCACTGTGGGCTCACTGATATTAAGGCTCAAGGAGCTTTCTATACCTGGAATAATAAGCACGAGCCTCAAACAAGGACTTTCTCTAGGATAGATAGATTCCTTATCAATTCTGAATGGATGGATTTGTATCCTAACTCTTATGCTCACTTTTTACCTGAAGGATTGTTTGACCATAATCCTTGTGTCTGTTTCAGAAGGCAAGTGAGGGTGCGTCCTAAAGGGCAGTTTAGATATTATAACATGTGGAGTTTAGGTGAGGGCTTTCATACTGTAGTCCAGCAAGCTTGGAGCAGGCCAGTCAGAGACACTCTTATGTATCAGCTCGTTCATAAACTAAAGAATCTAAAGCATAATTTGAGGGGGTTCAATAAGAGCAATTTTTCTGATATTGATAAAGCTGTGGGTGTTTCCAAGGTTCTGCTGGAAAGCCTGCAAATTCAAATGCAGTCTAATCCCAGTGATGAAACTGTTAGTTTAGCTGAAAAATCTGCTGCTGATTCATATAGACACTTACTTCAAATCCAGCACAGCTTCCTGAGTCAGAGGGCAAAAGTTGATTGGTTATGTAATGGGGATGATAATACTAGGTTTTTTCATAACCACATCAGATCTAGGCAGATCCACAATAGTGTCATGAATATTAAAGGGGAGAATGGTATTACTTATCAGGATCCTAAGGACATTGAAGCTGCTTTCTTATCCTATTACAAAGGGCTTCTGGGTACTTGCCATGCTACAACTGAGGTTCATGTTGCTACTGTTAGAGTTGGGAAGCTGGTGACTCAAGATCATTGTGACATTTTGAATGCACCAGTGACAGATGAGGAGATCAGGGGATGCTTGTTTTCCATTCCAGGTAATAAGTCCCCTGGTCCTGATGGCTATACGAGTCAATTCTATAAGGATTCTTGGGACATTGTAGGAAATGATGTCTTGGGTGCTGTGAAGGACTTTTTTAGCTCTGGTAAACTTCTTAAACAAGTAAATACCACCACTCTCACCCTTATTCCTAAAATGGATAATCCTGCTAGTGTCTTAGACTTTAGGCCAATTGCTTGTTGTAATACCTTATACAAGTGTGTGGATAAAGTTCTGTGCAAGAGACTTAGTCAGGTGCTGCCTGCTGTGGTGAGTGATAGTCAGGGGGGTTTTGTGAAAGGCAGAAATATTGTTGAGAATATTCTTATATGTCAAGATCTTGTTCGGCTTTACAATAGGAAGGCTGCCTCCCCTAGGTGTTTAGTTAAAATTGATCTCAAAAAGGCTTATGACTCAGTTGAATGGTCCTTTTTGGAACAAATGCTCTATGCTCTTAAATTTCCTCAGAAGTTTATTGATCTTATCATGGTGTGTGTAAGTACTCCTTCATACTCCTTATCTATTAATGGAGGCTCCTTTGGTTTCTTTCAAGGTAAAAGGGGCCTGAGGCAAGGTGATCCTCTATCACCTCTTTTGTTTACCCTCTGCATGGAATACCTCTGTCGTATTCTTCAGGTTGTTGCCCTCCAAGATACCTTCAAATTTCATCCTATGTGCAGTCATATGAAGCTAAATCACTTGATGTTTGCTGACGATCTTTTAATGTTTTGCAAAGGAAATGAGAGCTCTATTATGTGGGTTCTGAGATCATTTGCTACATTTTCAGCTGCTTCTGGACTTCATATGAATAAAACCAAGTCTGAAATCTACTTCAATGGGGCTTCTTCTAGCACAGTTTCTAATATCTTGCAGATTTCTGGTTTTAAGAGGGGTCAGTTGCCTTTCAAATATCTTGGAATTCCCATTTCCTCTAAGAAGTTAACCAAGAATGAAGGGATGAAACTTCTGGATAAGTTGGTTGCTAGAATCAGAGGCTGGGGGACTAGACAGTTGTCTTATGCTGGTCGCCTCACTTTGGTTTCCTCTGTATTGTCCACTCTTCACACTTATTGGGCAAATATCTTTTTGATTCCAAATGGGATTCTGAATAGAGTGAATGCAATATGTAGGAATTTTTTATGGGCTGgtaaggctgagtatgggaagGCTCCTGCTATTGCTTGGGATACTTGTTGTGTTCCTAAGGTAGAAGGAGGTTTAGGGCTCAGGGTGGCTAAGGATTGGAATAGGGCAATTTTGGGGAAGTATGCTTGGTGGTTAGCTTCTAAAAAAGATCATTTATGGGTTAGATGGGTTaatcatgtttatatgaaagggCAAGAGTGGACTGATTATTCCCCTCCTCCTGACTGTAGTTGGTCATGGAGGAAAATTTCTCAAAATATGATCCTCTTTTCCCAAGCATACACCAATAATAAATGGTTGAACATGGATATAGACTACACTGTGCAGGCTGGTTATAATTGGTTAAGGCAGAGTAAGCCAAAGGTTCCATGGTTTCATCTGTGCTGGAACAGGCTTAATGTCCCAAAGTCTTCATTCATATTTTGGGCTGCTCAGCATTTGAGGTTATTGACTAAAGACAGACTGAATCGTATGGGTACTCTGGTGGATCTCACGTGTGATATTTGCAGGACTCAGAATGAGGATCATCAGCATTTGTTTTTTGACTGTGCTTACAGTACTGAGTGCTGCAGACTGTTGCATCAGCGGCTGGATGTTTCTTTCCCTATGAGTGATCTGGTGAGGTGGTACTCATCTGCTAGATGCTCTAAAATTCTCAGGAAAGTTAGTGGAGCTTGTCATGTGTACTTGGTCTACTTCATTTGGAGGGTACGTAATGAAGCTCGGCTTAAGCAATATGTGAGGAGACCTGAGCAAGTTATTCAACACATTATCACTGATGTTAAGGCTAGATTTCATAGACTTAATGTTAGTCCCTTGAAGAGTGTGGATGGTAATTGGCTTGATAAGATTTAG